atcTATCTATAAATACCCACCCCTCCTCTCACGTTTTCTTTGTTAGCTTGCTAGGCATTTTGGATAACGAGAGAAAGTTTGAgtctttgagagagagagagagagagagagagagagagagagagagagaaggtgaGGAGTAGGTGGTGCTGTTGCTGTTTCTGGGTTGCGTGGAAGCACAACGCGTGTTGTTGTTTTTGACTTTTGGAAGCACAAGTAAGTCAttctcttcttattcttgttctttcttttctcctatttgtctttctaaatttgattttgttagtGTTGTTTCAGATAGTTCTTTGCATGTGTTAGGAATGATCAtgtaaatgaaaatataaacgttgtttcttgattttagaggaataaaattgtataattttataTCCCACATTCATACATGTATCAGATCTGATGAAGAAAGTTATTTGCTGGCTTCATATGGGCCATGGTAAGTGTTGCTGTGATCTTGGGGATGCTAACAATGCTCTTTtatccaaataaaaatattttcttttgagcaGCTTGGTTctaaaagacaaaagaaatataaataagatgTCTGTGGGACCATCTTTGTCAGGAAAACGTTATTaagcaatattttttttaaaaaagaatttaaatgtgAGGATTTGATGTGATGTGAAAATATATGCGTGATCAATGTTGTACAATATGGTTAGAGATccggtatatatatatatataaacagagTGTGTTCCTGAAGTTGAACAGTCAGGACTTTGTAGAAATTTCATGCAAGCATTTAGTTATTAAACAGATTCCATATGAAGCCTGGGGAACGAATTTCTACGTTGTGTTGGCATCTGTAGAACCTTTAGAGGCAAAGGCCTCCGAGAGTGGAATCTGTTCAATTGACTTTATTAGCTCATCAATTCGCAGTTGCAATGGAGGTGGATGGCAAATCTGTGGTAGCAGGACCTACGAATGTTATTTTTCTGTCGACTATTTTGGGCCGAGATGGGTCAACTTCTGTTCACAAATGTGACTGGAAATGCCAGAACGAGCATGTCTGCGCGAATATGTATTGCTGCAAGCTAACTGGACTCACTCACATCTGTGACAAAAACTGTGACCAGAGGATCCTGTATGATAACCATAGCTCCCTTTGTCGAGCAAGCGGAAAGATTTTCCCCCTTACACCAGCAGAGGAACAGGCCGTGAGAGGGGTCCGGAGGAAGCTTGAGTCAGAGAACTCTTCTGCAGACAGTTGTTCTTCTAAGCGCAGACGGGATGCCCAGTTCCATCCTTCTCCTTTCGAGAGATCCTTCTCTACAGTCAGTCTGATCTGCAGCAAAGTTGGAGATGGCATGGATATGAGCTAGAGTTATAAGATAAATGGAAGACTTTTATTGCTTATCTTTATCTTGTTCCTTTGAAACCTTTCCTTATTTTTCATTCGTCGAACGGACATGGATGATGAACTTGATGAGTACTTAAGTGGCGGACCTAATGTGTCCTACCCGTCTGTAGGAACAATCTATATTTGTAGTCCTGTTTACTGCAATTTAACTCAAACATTAGCTTGACTTAAACAAGGAATGTCAATTCGGGGGTTGGTCAGGGGTTGTTTAACTGCTTATGAATCTTGGATTTATGTTTCTTCTTGCTAACCTTACTGCTTCGAATGTGAGCTATATTCAGTACAGGGTGCTCTCAGGTCGTTTGTACGACTTGTGTCATGATTTAGCTGTGACTTTGTTGTCTTATCCCATTAATTATTTTGCCTTATTAGGAGCACTTCCTATTGATTTGCATTACATGATGGTTGTAATGCAGaaatgtaattaattatatgtaATAATAAGTGGTTCCCTTAGTTACTTCTTTATTTGGATCTGTACtatctttcatttttgtttactgCCGGTGCATGCAGCATAGGTTGTTGTTGAGTTACTCTGCCTAGTTTGGTACAGGTTACACAGGAATGATCTGGTTTTCACacctttgatttattttcatcatcgtactttgttattaatttatttacttttgctTTGGTTATTTGGGAGTATGGATCTGAAGTTAATGTCAATTTTGCAGGGCTTGAAGCATGTGCTATCGAGGAGACATTAAATATGCTTGTTAATAATGAACAATGTCTTATATTTAGAAATTTTCTGGTATGgcttcttatttattttgtctttcGTTTTCTCATGTAGGTAATTGCATCACTTGTTGGCGAAGAAAGCTACACCTGGTGATGCTGACGAGTTTACCTGGCTGTCCTAAATATGTCATGTAGAAATGATTGCACATCAGAGAGACATGTTAGGTCAGTCAAGCTTTCGAATTCAAGTTCATTGATCCTTTCTGTTTGCCTTATTGGTGGGGAAAACAGAGCAATTTCTGCTCAGCCATCAACGCAAATTGCGCGAATATTCAGTTGCTTTTGAGCTCACACTATGTTCATCTGATCTTACGCTGGTGGTTGGTGCCCTCCTTTTTCCGTGGCAGGTCCAAATAAGTTGTGTTTGAGTTGTCCTGCCCATGGCCTATTTGGTTCGTTAATATTTTCCATGGAAGGCAAATCCTTTTGAGCTTGCATGTCTGAAAGTCACTGG
Above is a window of Prunus persica cultivar Lovell chromosome G2, Prunus_persica_NCBIv2, whole genome shotgun sequence DNA encoding:
- the LOC18785119 gene encoding uncharacterized protein LOC18785119, whose protein sequence is MEVDGKSVVAGPTNVIFLSTILGRDGSTSVHKCDWKCQNEHVCANMYCCKLTGLTHICDKNCDQRILYDNHSSLCRASGKIFPLTPAEEQAVRGVRRKLESENSSADSCSSKRRRDAQFHPSPFERSFSTVSLICSKVGDGMDMS